In the genome of Carettochelys insculpta isolate YL-2023 chromosome 17, ASM3395843v1, whole genome shotgun sequence, the window TATGTGACCAGTTGCTACCCGTCCGGTTTGGGATGTAGCAGATTCCTTACACTGCCATCTCATGGTGCATTGAAAGCCTGAAGCTTCAGAGCTCAGCATATATTTGGGGAGGCAAGGGGAACAAACCAAACATGAAATCCCAGCTGCCTTGGTGTCTTGACACCACCTGGCTCTTTTGTGCAATGTGGCACTCCAGTGTTGCCTATCCCAGCTCCCCCTTCGGTGCCCCCTTAGTACTTGCCCTAATACACAATGGACAGGAACCATGGTCTGTGAAAGGAAGCTGTATATACAAGTCCACTGCACCCAGTAACATATGGGTCTTTGCACAACTTAGTTCCTTTAGCGACATTGCCTCCACAGACCCCATTGGAGTAATGCGCCTCACCTCTTGTGTGGCTTTTGGAAGGCAACGTGTGCCAAGCACACCAGTCACTGGAAAGTAACCTCCTGTTCCCTTGTAGCCCTGCTAGTTCACCCTGGGTTCTGAAACAGCATCCATTACAGCCATTGGGAGAGGGGAAGCTTGTGACACACTAAGAATGAATTTCAGTCCATGAATCCTTCCCCTGTCTGTGCCCATATCCCTAACCCTGCTCCCATTCCCTTGCTCTGGACACACTCTACTGGCCTGGAAGAAAGGTACCAGCATGCTGCCGAAGGTGGGAGGAAGGAATCTTTGCAGCTCTATGTTCCAAAAGGCAGAAGAGCAGCCATGTTCTCCTCCACGAAACCCTCCCACAAGGGAATGGCTTGCACAAGCCAAATCCTGCACAAACACCCCACAACAAGGCTTCACTGAGTTTAACATGGCACCTTCTCACACTTTCACCATAGAAATAAAAATGCCAGTTGACATATCAAGTCAGGTTCAGATGTGGCATGAAGTGTCTGCAGCTCTGTTGCCCTCTCTGATGGAAAGGCAGGCGCCTGACAGTGTCTCGTAGTCTGCCTCTACTGCGACCATCTCTGTATTCAACGACCTGCCATAACGTGCTTATACCAGAAACCATTACCAGGCTTGGCTGCACACTTTTAATCCTCATTAACGTGGGCTTCCCTGGTGAGAGCCAGCTGAATGAAACCCTTACGTTTCAGTCTCCCTGACTACAACAGAAACAGGGCTACAAATATCTCCCAACCCCTTCTGGCCCCTCCCTGGCAACATCCACACGCACCCCCCCCAGCCCATCTTGACTTTTCTGAAGCAGCAGTTCTGGAAACGCCACTGCAGAGATCAATGTTTCCTTCCCCACAATGCGAGGATGAGGAGCCAGACCTCTCTTGTCCAGTCTGTGATCTTTGGTCCAAGTGTCTCTCTTGTAATGGTATTGAAGGGTCACATCCATCTTTGGGAAGAGGGAACAAGTGTTCTTCCAAATTAGAGTTTCTCTGAAGGCCAGCAAACCGACTGGCAGTCATACACCCTTTCTCATTATTTACTTACTGAAGTGAAATGGGGTTGGTTGTGAAAAGCACTGgactgacagccctggagacttGAGCTGCTGTGATTGTCCATAGAACCAGATTCAACACAGGCAGTAACAGTATAGGCCTCTGTGATACTGCCTAGTCAGTGTGCCCCAGCCTTGCCTCTGCAACAGAGAGGGTAGTTCAGTCTACAGGCTCATTCAACCCATGATCAATTTGGTTATGCACTAATGCCTGTGGTGATGGTGGTTTTTGTGAGGTGGGCACCTGTATACTAGGCTCTGGTCCGAAACCCCCAGCTAATTTCACGTGGGTTACCAAAGAGCTATCAGAAAGGAATGACTAAGTCACTACTTATTTGGGCTTGGTTCAAACCAGTGACTCAAAGTGAAAGGTTCTGCATGAAATAACCAATTCCTTGAGCCATCTGTCCCCCTGTCTATCTGCTGGTAAAAAAATGAATCTGTTAACCACTCCCTCCCAAGGAAAAAATCCTCACTATTTACTGCCCATTGTCTTGACACTGAAAACTGGCTCAGAGCAAACCCCAGGAGTAGTAAAAGCTCCTGATAGGAAATACATATCTCTACCACACTGCTGGTTGAATTTATTACTAACAGAATTTACATCAGTTTaagaaagattttttaaaaaaagaacaaaatcccAAAAAGAAGCTGATTGGTTATTGATTAATTCTATACTTCATATGAATTAGCTGCTATTCTGCTTAGAGGTAACCTATGGCCTGTGATCCCCCACAAGTACTGAACAGttaaggatggagagagagagaagcgtGTAGCTAGGGAACTAACACcagagggtgaggtgggggggataGGAAACCAAATGTTGCATctagacaaacaaaataaaatgtgttgGGTTGGTTGATTTGTTTATCAGGAACCAGGTGCTAGATGTGTAGAAAAGCCCTTTATCCAGAGATCTCCTCCCGCTGTTCCTTGTTCCTGCGAACCTCAGCTGCGTGCAGCTCCTGCAAAGATGTGGAAAGGGTTACAGCATCTGTAGGCTGCCTAAGGTGAACCCAAGGCtgtttcccatctcccctcaattTTGTCTGCAATTTAATAGTGGGTCTGGTTTTGTGCATGCATCTCTTCATCTCCTCTTTCTCAGGCATCTGCCACTATCAAACAGATGCACTAGATCAATGTCACAGTTGGTATGATTCCACTGAAGCCGCTAGAGTTACACTTAGGGTAAGTTCAGTCCACACCTGCAGACAGCTCAGAAAAGCAGGTGCAGCACATGAATGTCTTCCATACCAGTCTTCACAACCTGCTGCAGATGTTTCATAGAAAGAGCCCCACACAAATgatgtcccacccacccccctaaGGTCAGAAGAAGTTGTACCTCTGGCCCCAGAGATGAGCAGTTATGACTCCACTGGGCAATAGAGGTGGCCTGAGTTCAGTGCTGCCTTTGGGCTCCCAATGAAGGAGCAGCAGAAGATAAGGGAATGTTCTCTGCCATTAGACCAGAAGTGAGGGAGCCTGAGCCTGCCACACTGATCTCAGGGGCATCTCTCTTCCACCTCATGGTATCCTCAGCTACTGCTGAAGAGCTCTTTTAGTACTCGCTCAGACAGAGCAGAGGTCAGATGTGGCAAGAAAGAGCCCAAACCTCAGTGCTCACTTGCACACAGCCAAGTATAGAATCCCACCCCCTTCCAAAAACTAACACAAGATGGTACAAGGCAGCATGAGAGAGGAAGACGGAAGGAAACGGGAGTAGGGCTCCAGAGGGAAAGGGTTGTTAGCGCACATTGGACACCTTGGGGAAGGAGACCTGTACAAGCCAAGCTAGGAAAATGGGGGTACAAGAGACGCAAATTGCATCCAGAGCTCTGCTCTGATGTGGACTCTTCCTGTTTCATCCAAGGGAGCAGGCCAGGCTATGGATGCTAGGCAATGGCTTTAGCGCCTTCAGCTGCTATAGGCAGGTGCCCTGTCCGCTGTCTAGGTGCGCCTGGACACAGGAATCTAGCACTTGCCTTTTCACGCAGTCGCTCCCTCAAGGCAGCTAGGTGAGCTTCACGGATCTCCTTGCTCAGCTCCATCTTGTAGTTGAGCTTCTCCTCAGCCAGTCGGCTGAAGTTATTGTTCTCCTCCAGGGCCTTGTGCAGCACCTCCCTCTCATGCTCTCGTTtctctgccagctgcttcagCACTTGGGCCTCCTGAGTCTGTGGGAAGCCAGGAGATCGGGGGTATGTGTGCGTGTGCAAAAGGATTTCATTTTCCTTCTCGCAGGGATGCTTCCTTCATCTGATCTGGAACATCTCCCAGGAGGTTCCACAACCCCCTCCCTTGCAAGTCTGTCCAAAGCTTAGCTGCTCTGTTACAAGATTTACACTTGATATTTACCCTGAACTAATTTACCCCTGCTTCTTCTGGCTACCCTCTCTGTTCAGTGGATGGTATTTAGACACTGTGATCATgttcttccccactcccccaaacATTTTCTAGATCACATGGGACCTCTCTTCAAACCTCTACCTTTGCACCGGCATTTCAGGCAAGTAGATATCAAACATCCAAAATTCTATCTTTGCTGTGTGAGCAACACTGTTGGTGCGGTTGGAAACCTGTGTAGAGACCCTCTGGAAATCTGTCCCTGTACCGTAAATTGCTGCACCTTCTCCTGCTCTTACCCACAAGTTTTTCTTGTGTTGTGGTTTcctctctttttgtttttctactttTCCAATATTCTTCAAAATTAAGATTTCCAATTAGGCTCAGAAACACAGTGCAAAAATAGCATTTCCACCtgttaaaaaaatcagtgatgTGGTACAAAAGGCACCAATTCTAAGCTTTACTGGAAGTGTGGCTTATATTTATATCTCCTAAAAAGATAGCTAGCAATAGAGATTTTCATGCTGAAGCAGCAAAAGGGCACACATATAACACTATGAAAATCGGCATCAGAGGACTACAGGATTCCATAGATTATAAGGCCATTAGGGATCATTGTGATAATCTGTTCTAGTCTGCTGCATAACACAAGCCAGAGAATTCCATCCAGTGATGCCTATGTCACTCCTAGCAGCTGGGGATTGACCATGAGTGTAAAACACAACACTATTTCCAATCATAAGACATGGCTCCTAAATAAAATCAACTGTGTTTCTTCCTCTCCAGCACTTGGTCAGTTTTTCATGCCCCCAACTGTGTAATAGGGTCACTTGGTTAAAACATGACTGGTTATGTAAATGAGCATTTCCCTAAAATATTCTGTTAccttcctcctctcctctgcagcttccagcctcttctgcagctcctccagggaCAGGTCCTTCTTCTTAGGGGGGGAAGAGAGGATTGGGCTCTCAGGGGACAAGTCCGAAGGGGACTTCAGGATCACTTCAAAGCTCTGGCCAGAGGCCCTTTTGTCCAACTGTTTCACCTCCATGTCTGGGAGAGAGGAAAAGCAGCACTGTAGGGACTAGGGGACACTCATGAGATGGCTAATTTGATAAAGTCACCTTGCTAAAGCTGCTGTACCATGCCTGGAAGCTAACATCATCCAGTGGGACCTGGCTGTGACAATACGCTTCTAAATGGGACATACTGTCACTCGAGTCATTGTTGGAGTAGTGCAGACAGGGTGTCCTGTGGAGGCTCAGAGAGTTCTCTTTCCACTATCGGCCCAGTCCCAATACATTATCTGGTTCGGGCCCAAGCCCCATCTGTAGCTTAGTTAATCAAGCCCTGTAATATATTTGTGTCTCATCTCTAAATCTCCATCACTGTCACTCCAAACAGTTCCTGTGAAAAGCCCCTTACTGGGcagagagatgctgctgctgctgctgagttttTCGGAGTGTAAGACCAAGATATCGCCCTCCTGTGGCCACCAAACACCCAATGGTCCTTTTTCTAAGCGGGGAAGTTAATTCTGGTGTCATGGCCAGATTCTAACCTGGGTAATCCCATTCTGCCTCCCAGAATTCCCCCGGCTGGTTCCACTGGATCCCCAAGTCCCCTCGACTTTCAGACCACCTGCTGTTGCTCTGCAACAACACATTTGACAATGGCGCTCCTACTTCTAATTTGTAGTGTCATTGTCCCTTTTGCTAGCAATTAATGATTGGCTTCAAATTCTCACTAATGAATGAAGTTAATCTTACATACCTAGAATAAATACAGCATAGCTGACAGCAGCTACAGACAGCACATACTGTGGATAACACAGAGGTTATACATATAATGGTGCTCCTTGGGAACAATCATGCAGTTTCCCATGGGTAAATGTGTGTCATGTTTTAAGAAATTATGCTAAGGAAGTGGACCAAAGTCTTGTGGCTCTAGTAATAGGGAAAACTTGGGTCAGGACATGGAAATTGTCTCTCTCCCAACTTGGGGTCCCAGTCGAACATTCTGAAGTTGTCCCAGGTTTACAGAAGTAGCCTGCAGCTTGGCCCTGCAAGAGAATGTGCATGTGCATCATTTACCTCCATACTGGTAGATGGTATTGGGGTGCGGTTGAGTGTGGAAACAGGAGCAGATCAGTGAGAGCAAGGACAGCTCCTTCATCTTCTCCTTGTAGGCTGAAAAGAGAGAAACTGCAATGAATAGAGGGTCTACAGGCTGTCTCATGTCATTCTCAGGGGGAAgaaactgggggcagggggacacacAGAGGCCCATCTGCAGCTATTGAATTCTGAAGGCTTTTTATCGGATGCAGCTGAAAGCCCTCCAGAAATCTCTGTGCAAGTGTTTCCCACGCTCACTGGAGGTACAACAAACATCACAGGGAGATGCCTTAGAAAGGTTTTCCCATCCCTGCCAGTGTGAATCATGCAGGAGGAATCCTTCCCCCTGCTGCAAGAAAGGCAGCTTGGCAGCTGGTAATTTCAGCACTTAGAAATAACGATGCCACTAAGGCTACCCAGCTACCCACCTACAAACAGTTCCCAGCTCAGTGATTAAGAATGACATTTACAGAGTCCCACTAAAACATTGCCAGTCAGTGCCTATAATTGGTCTTGTCCCTTGGTGGGGCAAACCCCTGTCACCTGTAGAGAGGGTCCCCTCTATTTTATGATCCTGCATTTCTGATGTCAATAATTCATCATAAAAGAAGAGATCTCAGGGCAAATAAGGTAGGTCTGGGTCCAGAATGAGGAGTGAAGCTGGGAACTGGAACCATGATGCACGTGAATGGCTTTTAACTGTAGCTTGCAGGGTGCACAAATGTGGGCACATGTCTGGTTTATGCTGCGTCCTGAACCACAGCCCAGGAACAGACTCGGCAATAGAGACTGAGTGATGCTAAGGGCCGTCTGGTGCTAACCAGGTAATGCACAGGGGTTGCCATCAATGACCCAATGTTCTGCAAGATAAAAGAGTGTTCAGTTAACCCCATGCCGCCACTGTCCATCTCTGTGACAAGCCCCTGTCACCTGGGATATGACACTCCCAGGAAAATGGACCTCTGCTGGAGGCACTGACAAAAGAATGCCGATTCAGCACACTGAAGCCAAGAGCCCAGGAGGGTAGCAGGGACAGAGTGGAGATCCCTGAACCTGTAACTGTCAAAGGCAATAGCATCTCTATTGCCAATGCTTGAGTCCTTTATCTCAGCAGCAGATTAGAGGGGATTTAAATGGACCCTGTCCTCatcctggaccactcccttggtctGCAATGATGGTAAAACCTGCCCATTTCTCCCACCTCACAACTGTCTGAGAGTGAGGTTGATCCTTcccagctgagccccagggcagctgctagCATGGGGTCTGCTCACCATTGTTGCACCAGAAGGTTGCAGCTGCACCAGTCCTTGGTGGAACTGAGCATGATAAGCTGCTGCCCTAACCAGAATGAAACACACACCATCTGCAGAGAGTTGGTCTTCCCAACGTGGCAGGCACCCACATTTTCTGAGCTTAACTCATTCTCCCCTTTATGGAGATGAGCTCCTGGAGTGAACTAGCTGAACCAGTGCAAAATATAGCACACGGTACTAAACACtttctcccttttcccccatTAGGCTTAATCCCCACTGCACGACAAGCAGATGTGGaaatatctccattttacagctggagaaactgaAACAGCACAAATTTTGGTTGCAAGTGAGTGTCAGAATTAAGAGTAGAACCTGGGTATCTTGAGTCTCCTCCCTTGCCCACTAGACATTGCTGTTAATACAACAGTCAAAGCATCAAGTGCATGGTGGGAAGAACTTGCAGACTGATGGAGGCTCCAATAAGTTCCAGACAAAGGAACATGCTGTTGTTAAGAATTGTTGTTGAGGAGAATTATACAAACCCAGCCAAGCCAAAGCTCCTCCCCAGGAGTGCCATCGGGTACAACGTGTCCCAGCCTCTCGTTGCCCTGTTTGTATGCAGGTTACAAAGGAGCCGCACaacctctggctgtgtctagattgctgagagctgttggcaaaagatacacaaatagaGTGCGCAATTTGTGTATCTCTTACCAAcaattctgttgggagaggctttcccaacatttagccaatccacacagggccaaatggtgggaaaaaaccctctgccaagacatcacttcttcctcctggaacgaggaagacagggatgttggcagagtATTCCCGATGCAGAAGACTTCTGCACAGACCTCCGATCTCCCGACacaagcctgcagtttagacacagcctcagtgagtCAGGAGTGAGGAACAGGCTGCTCTCTGCAGGCTCCCAACACTGGCTAATGGGGGAACGGCACTTCTCACCTACACTTCAAGCCTCTACAAAGTACCAAGTGCAAGGGCATTTCCACAAACATGCCCATCCCCTTCCCTCTGCTGAGCTGTGCCTGGATGAAGCTTTAGAAGAGATGCAGGGCTAAGGCAATCATTTTCCAACACTGGCATGGTCTGCACCAAGTCCTTTAATGGACACCTCTATTCCCAGCCTCCCAAGCCTGATCCCCCAACTGTGCCCAGGCAATATGTATTTGGAAAGGTGACAGCTGTAGGACACTACAAAGGACATAACTTACATACTCTCATCTCAGTGCTATGTGGTCCTTTCCCAGTTGTCTCATCTCCTTGCTGTGGCTGCAAGCCTTTGTATTTATTAGGAGAAGCTCTGCCTTTGCTACCCCACAGTCGCCCAGATCAAATTTCTCCCAAACAATCTGCATCTCTCTCCATCTTACCAGTTCTAGTAACAAACAAGGTTGATCTGGTTTAAATTTACTCCAGAAAAGACCAACATGCTTCAGCAATGCAagctgcaggaaggggcaggtgacCGTTTTAATTTGGCTGATCAAGAAAGCTTTTGGCAGTCCTGTGAGAGCCTTGTGTTGGGCTACAGCTAGCCACAAGCATCACTGACTGGTGACTGGGGGATGTTTCCCCATTATGACAGAGGCAGCTTTGTGGACCGCCCAAGAATGGTTCATGGGGCACTAATAATCTACAGACCAcagctgagaaccactgagctgAGAAGCTGTTCCATGCCTAGAGGCTGTGCAACTGTAACAACACATAGCTAGCAGGCAACACCGGGAGAAAGACAGCATGTGCCCGAAAGAAAAATTATACAGAATGTATTTGGGAAGTTCTTATTTCAACTTGCTCTTTCCTGCAAAGGAAGCTTTTCCTTTCATGGTACACCTTGTCCTTCTGGACCATCTGTAATGAGAAAGCAGAGGTAATGCATCATTTGCACCTTTCTGCATGGACATTTGAGACTTTCTGTCTCCTGAAGACGCAGGCAGAGGGTCTTAATGAGGAATGATTCTTGTTGCTCTAATGTGTGGGCTTAGCAGGCTCCTCCAGAAACTGGAACTAGGAAGAAATTTTCCCCTGAGCATTTTACCAGGAACTATTCCTCCTTTTTTCTGGCATACTGAAAAAGGATCTTCCATCAGGATCAAGTGCGTCAGTCTCTTAGCATTTCAGTGGGTCCAGGAAGCAGTCAGTATTAGGTCTTTGGCCTTTCCCATCTCTCCCTTTTGGAGAAGGCCAACCTCAGCTCTTCCTGGCAGACTGAGCAAGGATTTTTTATGGGGCTTAGGAAAACTGGGTCAGTCTCCTGTGATTTCAAGACTTTGGTTGTCATGTGCTATTGTGTAATTTGGACATGCACATTTGAACATTGTGTTAGAAGTAGGTTTCAAACCATCCCAGGGTTCACTAATTTAGCTCCCATTGCATGTCACAGTACTGCCATGCTGTGGCTGTTATCCCTAGTGCTACCAATAAAGGAAAAAGGAGCATCCACCAAGCTACAGTAAAAGAACTTATCACTGTAATAGAAACAAACCAGATTAAGAGACTGTTACTTTGAGATCTACCTCAGGCACTGTGTGTGATAGAGAGGAATTAAACAGAGCACCCTGCTGCATGGCACACTGGTTCCATTGGTTGGTAACTCTCATTGCCTTGTGTTTGGTTACCTGAACTTTACGCTgtctccacagagccagtttccTGGTCTCCCTTCACTCCTTTGCAAGTTACAGCTTCTTCCTTCCAGCAGTTCTCTTAGCATTTACCAGCTGTCCCCAGTCCATGTGGAGCTCTCCTGACCTGTTCTCCCTCCCGCAAATTGGCCACCCCCATCTGTCAATTAAAATGAAAGGGAGCAAGGGGACAAAAGGACGTCACTTGGTCGAGCTGCTGCCAATAGCCTAATGAGCTAGGAAAGGGGTGTGTGAACATCTCCTGGCACTTGAGACTCTGCAGCTCCATCCTGGCGCCAGCTATCAGATGCAATTAACAAAATCCAGACACACaggtcaggggaggggagcaggaggcgcTTGGCTTTGAAGGCCCCAGCAAGTGCCCAGcaaagaggagggggaagagcccccaggggagaaaaaaaacacagaggAACTGTGCCCTGTGGTTTGTCTCTTGCTACTGAATAAAGCACCTCAGGCTCAGCTGCAGGAATAATATCTTGCAGCAAAGCAGTGTGGTGAAAACAATGGGATTATATAGGGGAAGTGGGGAAAACTCCTCTGCTCTTCATCACATGTTCCCTTTCCTATACAGGAACCAAATTCATGTGCTCTAAGGGTGTATCTACCCTAAGAGCTCAGAGTGCCAGTCCCAGCTTACATGCACATACTTGCACTAGCCTGGAGAGGGCTGGCGCCATCATAAATAGTTGTTTAGGTGGGGTACAGGCAATAGCAGCTCAGATTAGCTGTGCTGAGCAGAAACCTGCCCAAACCCCATGTGTACATACTTGGCATGACTAAGCCATGCCACCACAACCCATGCAGCTGTGTGCTTGCTGTAGTTCTCATCAAACTGTCTGCATATGAGGTACATGGGCTGGGAATCACCCTTAGTGTAGGTTTAGCCATAGGCTTGGTCTAGACTAGGCAGAATGGTCATTGCAGATGCTCAGCTCTAGTTATGCAATTGCCGttgctagaactgacttatctgcaatcgacttacctggccatcttcactcaAGATATTATTTCCacagtttctcccgtcaacctatCTGACctctgataggtcaattttgcacgtccctaccaggcacacaaaatcaaaccccagaagatcctgagcaggttgatcaTCTGGGTAATGCAGATACGGCCTTAGTTACTCAAATCAGCCAGTAGGACAGGCATCACCGGGAAGTGGAGCTGTCCATTCAGCACCACCCCACTGTGACGACCGGTTACCCTCTGAATGAGGCTGCTGTCTCAGGTATCGGGCAGCATCAGCACAGTCCATTTACCTACAACCCACAGCTTCTAACTGAACCCTCAAAGAAGGCCCACCTGGGCAGGTTCAGCCTActagggcagcagctgggactgcctctGGAATCAAGAGCTGGATAAGAAATAATCACTTGTATGACCTAGCGAGGAGGTTCAGAGTTCACCTTGTAGGCAATCATAGTGATGCTCTGTTCCTCTCTACAATCTTCTTCCCAAAGCTCTCAACACCTTTTGCAAACAGTGACTCAGCCTGATTTGGGAGGTGCGCAGGactatccccattctacagaaGTTTGAAACTGAGACAGAGTTTCAGTACCTGACTTGCTCAAGGTAAGAGAGGTAAGACTAGAACTACAGAAGAGTCCTCTTGACTCCAAGTCCTCTTCTCTAACTGCTAGGTtaccctcccatcccagagccacaAATAGAATGAAGGAAACCTGAATTCCAGTCCTCATGTTCTAACCAGCAGAATGCACACCaaactgctctggaggagaagaTGGACGCATAGGGATCCAAACAAACCTTTAACTCTCATTGCCTTGTTTAGTTATCTGAGCTTTACTCTGTCTCCACAGGGCCAGTTGCCTGGTCTCCCTTCAGACTTCTGGAGAAAACAGCTTCCTTTCAGCTGTCCTGTCCAGACAGTCCCCAGCTGTACTCTTTCCATTGGGAACTgtccttcccttctgcaaactggCCAAACCTGTCCTCCCAACTCTTAGTCCCAAAGGCTGGAACAACTGCTCTGAGAAACTTCTGACAGCACTGGAGTGAAAATACTTCAGCTAGGCAAGGATATCAGATGCAAATTCTAGCTGCCCTACAGATAGCAAAGGGGAGCTTAAGGGAACATAAGGAAGCCACAGCTAAATGAAATAGTCTGATGGCTCCAAACCTCTTTGGGATCTAGAATGGCTTCAGTGCAAAGTCCTAGAATGGTGGAGTGGGGTAGCCCATCGCCCCCTCCTTACCATGGGGCAGATTGTAAAGATAGAAAAGAGTCCAAGGAAAGTGCAGAAGGCCCAGAGCAGTGACTCACACAGGCCATCCGTCCCCAGCTTTGCAAGGGAACTAGAAATACCCAAGGTTCAAAACTGGGGTGCTGtctaaattccattttaagaaGCCCAGGCTCCCAGTCAAATGAATGAACACCTGCCTGCTTTGGCTGCCCGATACCTGAGACAGCAGCAAGCCTGATAGTTACAGACACACCTCTGGCTGCGATTTCAAAAGGTGTCTCATGCAAGGCCTGCTGGTTACCAATGGCTGTACGCTAGCACTGAAGGATACTAGCAAGAGGGGAGGAGTAGCACAGGCCTTTGCTCTCCAGAAGGGTTGAGTCATCTTGCCAGGAGATGGGGAAATATCACAGTGTTGGGTCATGTTCTGACGATCTTCCCTTCAGCCCACTGCACTCCAGCAGGTCCCAAACACTGGGAAGCAGCCAGTGGAGATGAGCGGAGTTGCATTAGCCCAGGCATCACACACATATGGTCTTTGGTGCCAGACCATCCGCTTTGTGTTATTCTGAAAGTGCAAAGGAGATGGCAGCTGCACCGACAGACCAGCTGGGGAATTCTCGGATGTAGGGCTAAGGTTTTAGGACACGTTTCCTCCTCTCACTCATATTCCAGGGTGGGCTGAGTGGGACTGATGGCATGTCAAAAGCTAGAGCTGCTTTAAGTCTGAGCTGATTCAGCCCCCACCCTCCATCAGCCTCAGGTCTGGAGAATGAAGAGGTGGCTTCTCCCCATTCCCTCGCAGGTCCTGCAGCAAGCACAACCCATCTACACCTGGACATCTGACCCCAATGTTTCAGAAGAGCCTCTCTGTACAGCATGTGCATGAACATTCACACATATTAATCATGCAAACATTAGGTATGCAAACACTGAATTAGGGTAATTCCTGAAAGGTGGAAAAGAGTGACTGAGGCTGCTATAGAGCTTGAAGAGGTCGTTGGGTCTGCATCAAGCTCTCTGACCCACAGTAACAATGACAGCATCCAAATGTATTACCATCCACATTATCCCACCAGCAGTTGAAACAGGTATTAAAGGGCTTTCTATACAGATGAGCCAGAAAATAAGGACATGAAAATCTCTCCACACAGGCCAGATATAGTCAAACCAACCTCCTTACTGGTATAAACCAGACACTTGTAGGGAATCAGAACCAGAATATTACTGAACAGTTCTCTGATATCTTTCACTCCTCTTTCGGTTTTCTTTTCCCATCATAACCCAGGTCTACACACAGGTGTTGTATGGACCTAACTAGTCTGTGAATTTCTCCCAAAATGGTTCATCAGTTCAGCATGTAGTGTGGGTGCAGCTGTATCCATAAAAAGATCCTTACAGCAGGATGGCTTATCCCTTTCCCCTTTATGTTGGTATAACTGCATCCATACTAGAAGGAACTGTATTTTTATTCTTCTAAGAATAAAGGGCATAAAAGGCAAGATTAAGGC includes:
- the STMN3 gene encoding stathmin-3 isoform X2, yielding MASTVSAYKEKMKELSLLSLICSCFHTQPHPNTIYQYGDMEVKQLDKRASGQSFEVILKSPSDLSPESPILSSPPKKKDLSLEELQKRLEAAEERRKTQEAQVLKQLAEKREHEREVLHKALEENNNFSRLAEEKLNYKMELSKEIREAHLAALRERLREKELHAAEVRRNKEQREEISG
- the STMN3 gene encoding stathmin-3 isoform X1, giving the protein MGLCVSPCPQFLPPENDMRQPVDPLFIAVSLFSAYKEKMKELSLLSLICSCFHTQPHPNTIYQYGDMEVKQLDKRASGQSFEVILKSPSDLSPESPILSSPPKKKDLSLEELQKRLEAAEERRKTQEAQVLKQLAEKREHEREVLHKALEENNNFSRLAEEKLNYKMELSKEIREAHLAALRERLREKELHAAEVRRNKEQREEISG